The Acidithiobacillus thiooxidans ATCC 19377 DNA window GTGTAATAGATCTGATAAAAAGAGGTGTCGATATGAATTCACAAGCATCAACTCAGCATGCTCGCCTGACCCTGTTCTCCTGGCCGTTGCTCGCCGCAAGGGGTGTTGCCGCCTTATTATTTGTAATTGCATCACTGATCGCTTTTGGTGAAACCATGACTTTGCTGGTTTGGTTTTTTGCCATTTATGTATTTTTTGACGGAGGTTACTCGGCAATGCGTCTTGCCCAGAAAGGGAGTGGCGCCTGTCCAAAAGTGTTGATTGCCATTAAGGCCGTCATTGGCATTGCGGCAGGCATTGCGGTCATTATTCTTTCACAGGGTGCCAGTTTGTTACCCACATTGCTGACTATTTTTGCCTGGGTGGCGATTGTCGGGGTGATTGAAGGCATATGGGTACTGCGTAATGTGCGCAATAAAGAAGCGGTGATGATTATCGGTTCTACTGCTTATCTGGCCCTGGCCGTTGCCCTGCAATTCATCTTTGCACTGGCACCGGATGCCGGTCCTTCCGTGTACAACTGGATCATTATCGGGTTCTCAGCTGCATTTGCAGCCGCCATGTTCGGTATGGCCTGGGCCATGCGTCGCAATCTTCTGAAGATGGGTGGTGGTACCTCATCCGCTTCTGCACAGGCGCATTCTGCCTGAATTAACCTGCACTGCAGAAAACAATCCGTCATTTCTGCAGTAGTTTGATGATTGTCATCAAGAGCTGCACTGTAAGATGTGCGGCTCTTGTTATATGTACAAGAATAGGGGAAAACCCATGGTATTGAGCAAAGCCACCGAACAGGCCCTGCGCGGCCTGATATATATTGCCGCACAACAACGCGGAGAGCCGGTACTGAGTCGTGAAATCGCCGATTACCTCGGGGTTCCCGTTCAGTGTATTACCAAAATCATGCGGAGCCTCGCCAAGCGCGGATTTCTGGGATCGGTAAAAGGCCGGGGAGGGGGATTTTTGCTGCTTCCCGCAGCTGAATCCCTGAATATTATGGATGTGGTCGAGGCCGTTGAGGGGCATCCTTTATCGCCACATTGTGTGTTGGGTTTGAAGGTGTGCGCGGATGAAACGGCCTGCCCTTTGCACCGCCAGTGGACGGACTTGCGTCGTCAGGAAGTGGACTGGTTACGTACCCAGACCATTTGTGAGTTGGCAAAAATGACCTTTTCCAAGATGCAGGTGGCTTAATGCCGAATCGGAACGGCTTGAGCAGATGAACCTAAAAACGGCAGTTGCCGTGGGTGCTTTTTGCTCCGTTGTTCCTTGCCTGTTGTTCTAAGGCTTATCCTGCTGTCAGGAGAGAACTCGCCCTGCGGGCTCAAACAGCTCTCCTGACGGGCGCAGGACTTTGCCAAGAACAACAACGGCTCGAAACAAAAGTCGCTGCAAAGCACCCACGGCAACTGCCGTTTTTAAGATCACCCCTCATCGTGCGCGTCGCGACGTACCCGAATAGTCTGAAAATGGCGGTAAATAACCTGACCCGGTCCGGCGCCGGGCTTACGTTGCACATGTCGGACTTCTGTCCAGTCCACTTCGGCACTCAATGCCCGTGACTGGCTGTGTTGCAAGGCCAGACGGGCAGCCGCTGCAATAACCGGTTCCGGGACCAGGGTACTGGCATTTTCCCTGCGGAGAATCACATGACTTCCGCCCAGGTCCTGCACATGAAACCAGATATCCCAGCTTTTGGCGAAACGAAAGGTGAGGCGATCATTTTCCCGGGCATTATTTCCCCAAAAAATGTCGAATCCCGCAATCATCGTGTGGTGAAAAGGCTCTGCCAACCGGCGCGTTGTTCGCTCCTGGCATTTATGTCGAACGGGTGCATTTTGCGTTTGCGGAAGCCTGTGCGCCAGCGGGAGTGCGCCCTGTCCCTTGGGCAGCAATTCGTCGAGCAGCTTTTCACTGTCCTGCAGACGCTGCTGAATTTTCTGAACGGCACGTTGGCTGCGCAGAGCTTTCTTCATGTATTTCTGGGCTTGCTGGTGCAGCGACTTGCCTGGTGTGACAGCGATCTCCAGCAACCTGCCATCCCCATGGGTATGATCGATAGCCTGAATGCTGGCGGCTCGGGCGGTGGAGTCCGGTACGGCAAACAGGGCAAAGGCCAATGTCCTGTAGTATTCGGGGGCTTCCCACTGCTGCAGATCGTGGCGCATTTTCTGGATGCGTTGCTGCAGGCGATTTTTCTCTGTGGCGAGCGCGTGTTCCGCTGGCGATGGCGCCCGAGTAAGAGTGGATGCCGGGAGTTGCAGGGCAATTTCCGGGGCCTTGGCCTGCATGGGCGGGCCGTCCGGCAAGCATAAGGGATAAAGCAGATTTTGCCCTGCTTCGGTTTTGGCTTGCCACCAGGAACTGGAAGCTGAACGCTCAGCCCATTGCTCCTTCATGAACGCTTGTGCTGTCGAACCGTCAGGGCGATAGCGTGGTGCCATACACTGTAACCAGATGCTCAGATCAGACCGGGATTCTTCAAACAGACGAGCAGATTCTGGTGGATGGTAAACAATTCCCGGGAGGAAACGGGGTGCGGTCGGGCCGTCAAGACTATCCCAACGCCAGGCCCAGCGAATTTGTTCCTGGGCATCCAGCAGAGCCAGGTTGCCGCGCCCTCCGAAACACTCGGCAATGAGGCTGAGCTGATCTACCCGCTTGCTGATATGCATCCGACTGAAGTCCATGCGCACAATCCGGTCAGCCCAGGGAACGGCAATCCGCTCTATCCGAAAGCCTTTAAGCTGTTGCTGAAGGGGGGCACTCCAATGATGGCCCTGTTCCTCTGTTGTAGCACTTTCTGGAGCCAGCCAGAGCCCCAGTGGTGTACGCTGAACCATGCAGACCAGGGTCTGCTTGCCCGTGTGCAAGTGGAGGCCACCTGCTGCCGAACTAATTTTATGGATGCTTTGTCCTGCCAGCTGTTGCTGGAAAAATTGCGCAGCGGCGGCCAGTTGCAGGGTATCCATGCGGTGAGAATTCAGCGCCCGGCAACGTGGTCGCTCACGGCTCCGGAACGATGCAGCAAATCCATCAGGGCTGCCAGGGCTGCTGCAGGCTCCTGCTGGGCGTGATTCACCACGCAATCCGGGTGTTCGGGTTCTTCGTAGGGATCATCTACGCCCGTAAATCCTTTGATTTCTCCGCGCAAAGCTTTGGCGTAAAGCCCCTTGGGGTCACGTTCGGCACAGAGCGCCAGGGGCGTCGCTACATGCACCTCCAGAAAAAGCCCGCCCGCTTCTTCCACCAGGCGTCGGGCTTCAGCGCGTGCCTGTCGATAAGGAGAAATGGCTGCTACCACCGCAATGCCGCCGTGGCGTGCCACCAGACTGGCGACAAAACCAATACGGCGGATATTTTCATCGCGATCGTCGCGACTGAAGCTTAAGCCCTTGGACAGAAAACGGCGGATAATGTCGCCGTCGAGCATGGTTACCGCACGTTCATCCTCCGCTTCGAGCTGTCGCACCAACATCCCCGCCAGCGTACTTTTGCCACTGGCGGAAAGGCCCGTAAACCAGATGACCAGCCCGCGTCGATCCGCGCCACGATATGCCTGACGCAAAATTCTGATCACCTCCGGGGGAGAAAACCATTCGGGAATTTCCTCGCGGTTGGCGAGCTTGCGGCGCAATTCGGTCCCCGAGATGCCTGCCAGGGCTTCACCATTGGCTTCACTGACCGGAACGTATTGGCGTCGGGTGGGAGAGTAGGCGAATTCCGGGAGGAATATGCCGGAAATACCCATTTCCTGTGCGTGCCGGGCAAATAGTTCCTGGGCAGCAAAAGTGGGATAAAACAGGCCACCAGCAGAAGCACCAGGGTCTGCATGGCCCCGCCCGATAATAAAATGAGTCGCACCAAAATTGCGCCGGATCAGAGCGTGCCACAGAGCCTCGCGGGGCCCGGCCATGCGCATGGCCAAGGGCAGGGGAGAAAGCAGCGCCTGCCCCTGCGGATAATGATCTAGTACGGCGCGGTACACCCGCATGCGATAGGCGGCCTCTATGTCTCCGGGTTTGGTGGGCCCGATGGCGGGGTGCAGCAAAAGTTTGGCACCCGTTCCGGCCTGCTCCAGACCCGCCTGGGTGACGGCAATGTGGGCATGATGTAGAGGATTACGGGTTTGGAAGGCAACCACCGGGTGCTGTCCCGTCCACTGGGCACGGAGTTGCGCGGGAGTCTGATATTCAGGCGGAAACTCCACCGCTGCAGCCCGGCTGAGTGTCTGGGCATCCCAGGGTGTGACCGTACCCCCCATATACCAGGAACCCCGGTCAAACAGCTCCGCTACCCCGGGATGGTTTCTGTCCGTGCTGCCATAAACTGCCTCGGCCTCCAGTTTTTTGTCCGGTTGATAACACTCCGAGACTGTCAAGGCGGCGAGTGGCGTGCCGTCACTGCGTTCCAGGCGCAAATGGTCACCCGCGCGCAAAGTGCTTCCCAGCGCATCATCAACATCCAGCACGACGGGAATGGGCCAGAGTGTCCCATCCCGAAGGCGCATATTTTCCACCACGGATTGCCAGTCGGCCTGATCCAAAAAGCCCGTCAGTGGCGCAAATGCGCCCGTCAGCAGCAACTCAAGATCACAACGCTGGCGCAGCGTCAGTACATGTACGGCATTATTTTTCATGGGAAGGCGTTCAGGCGCTTAGTGGAAAAACGGGCAGGTGGGCCAGCGCGATGACTTCTGCCCATTGCTCTGCATTGCCCTCGGTGCAAATGGCGGCAACGGCAGCGACTTCGGCTTCAGCCTGAGCCATTAGCGTGCGCATGGCTGCCAAAGTAGAGCCGGTACTCACCACATCATCCACCAGGGCTACCTGCCTGCCCTGAATTGCCGCGCGGTCCTTGGCATCCAGGTACAGGGTCTGGGTTTTGCCGGTGGTAATGGACAGTGTCTCGGTCGATAACGCCTCACCCATGTAGGATTTGTAATTTTTGCGAAGCACCACATAGGGGCGACCGCTATGCACGGACAGTGCATAAGCCAGTGGAATGCTCTTGGCCTCGGCGGTGACAATCACATCAAAATCAATATCCGCCATGCGCTGCTGAAGGGCGGCAGCCGCAGCTTCGGTGAGCTCGGTATCACCAAGAATATTGAGGACAGCAATGGCTAAATCCGGCTGTACCTTGAACAGGGGAAGGTGACGCTGCACCCCATTGATGTTGAGAGGATGGCTGTTGGAATGGGAATCTGTGGGGTTCATGAATGCTCCTTTTGCGACATTTTGCCACAGGGGGAGGGGGGTGGGTAGTTGCCAGGGCGATCAGGCTAATATTGATCAGGGGAAATACCAGGATTGGGTGTGGTCATTTCATCCAGTTGTTGAAGGTGATCAGTCAGCCACTGGAAACCGATGTGTTCCTGTTCCAATCTGAGTCCAGGGCGAATGTGCGCGTCGCGCAGGTCATCGTAGAGGGATTGCTCTGCGCTTGTGAGTCGGTGCAGGTCAATCCGCAAGGGCTTGTCCTCACAGCCCCACAAGGCAGCGTGGGCATCCAGCGTGGCCCTGTCCATCAGGAAAGAATCCACATGGTCAAAGTGGCCGCGAAGCTGATCCAGAATGCCAAAACCATGGGTATCAATATCTCCCCAGTAATGGATTGCGCAATTGTTTAGCCAATGACTACGAGCCAGTGCATCCCAACCATAACCTGCACCAAAAATCACGATGGCATGATGCATTGGTGGGAAGACCAGGAAGTTGGTCTCATTTTCCGTAATGAATATCCGCTGCACAGCCAGATCCAGGCGACTAAAGCTGTCTGCATCCAGCGTCACGTCGGGGGATGATAAACCGGGCAAGATACAAATCCTGGGGTCCAGCACGCGAAAGCGAATGCGCGTTGGTTTTTCCAGAAAGCCATACCGGGCAGCAAACTGGCTGATGCCGGTTTTTCTGACGTCCACCACATTTACTGGCAAGGTCAGGTCGAGTAGCTCGGTGAGTACTCCGCGATGATTTTCGATGAATTTGCTGTGTACGTTGGGTAAATCCACTTGCCGCAAGTAGATGCCAGGGCGGGGATGTTCGGCCAGCCAGGTCACCACAGACAACAAACGGGGCCAATCGGCGGACAGCGCCAGCGCCTGGAGAGGGCGTTTTTCCAGCCAGGGCAGCAAGGCGGGATGGGTTTGCCGGGTGACGGAAACCTGCTCAATAAAGCAGTTCCAATCTTTGCGCTTGCCCAGGCAATTCAGTGCATCTTCCAATGTCTCGACCCACACGCAAGCTGGCAAGTTCTGCGTGCCCTGAACGTGATGGCGAAGCGCCTGCCACTCCACCCGCACGAATTTGGTCGATGCCAATTCGGTGGCCCAGGCGCGCACTGCCTCAAAATGATTGGTGATGTCCGCTGAGTTGGGGGTTTTGAGAGCCAGGCGTAAAGGAAAACGCTCCCTGCCGGTCACTGCGTCGCGCAGTAGTTCTCCGCGTTCCCAGAGCCGCATCAACTGCTTTTTCAATTGCTGCGGGTCAGTCCAGGTCACGGCACTGACACCTGCACAGATTGGGCGGTCATGGCGGCTTTCTGCGCCCGATATTCTGCAATGGAGAGATTGCGGAGCTGCGAGGATCGCCCGCCCTCGTTATGAACGAATCCCACACTGGAAACAAAGGGTTCGATAATGTGGATTTTCTGCAGCGGAGTCACGATCAATAGTTGCAGGTTGAGTTGCTGGAATAATTTCAGGCCATATTGGGCAGATTCATCTGAACCACGCCCGAAGGCCTCATCAATGACCACAAAACGGAAAGAACGGGAACGCACTGCGCCCCATTCCAGGCCAAACTGATAGGCCAAACTGGCTGCCAGGATGGTATAGGCCAGTTTCTCCTTTTGCCCGCCTGACTTACCGCCGGAGTCTGAGTAATGCTCGTGCTCGCTGTTATCTTCCCGCCAGCGCTCACTGGCAGCGAAGAGGAACCAGTTACGTACATCGGTAACCTTGCTGGTCCAGCGCCGATCCTGCTCCGACAAACCCTCTCGGCCCCGGAAGCGGTCGATGATGGTTTTGACCTGCAGGAACTTGGCCTCGGAATACTGGTTGTCGTCCGAACCGGTGACGGTACCCTCGGTGCAAGCGCGTAATTCCTGCTGGAAATCTCGGATTTCTGTATCGGGACTGGGCTGTGATTCAAGCACGATGTAACGGCCGGGATTGTAGTCGATCTCACTCAGCGATTGGTTGATATGGGCAATACGTTCCTTGATGGTTTCGCGCTCGCGGGCCAATTGGGCATTGAAATTGGCAATTTCGTTGATGGTGTTGACATTGAGCAGTTCTTTGAAGCGCGTCACAAAACGCGGCAGGTCGTCACGATTCAACTGGGTCAGCAGGTTTTCATATTCAAAAGCCGCCTCAAGACTCGCATCAATCTCGGCGGTTTCGAGCTTGAACTGCTCTTTGAAGGAAACCATGGCCTTGATGATTTTCTCAGCAAGGTTTGCCAGTCGCCTTTGCTCGGCATCGAGTCGGTCCTGCAGCCATTTGCGTAGATCCTGCTCACGATTATCACAAGACTCAATGCTGAGTTGGTGCTCACCCAGCGCTTCAGAACGCATGGCTTCGAGTTTTGCCTGCAAGCTGTCGTCGATGCTCGTATCATGAAGCAGTGCTTCGGTTTGCTGACGCAACGCTTGCGCGTCGGCGCGCCGCTGCTCTACTTTGGCGCGCTTTTCGCGGGCCGCCTGCAGCGCTTCCCCCATCTCTTTTTGCGTTTTCAGCAGGGTATGCAGGTTGTCGTTGAGTTGTTTGAGCACATCCGACGCGGATTCCAGCCGCTGGCGCTCATCCACCAGCTGGGCGATCTCGGTGGCGACGCTGGCCCAATCCAGTTCATCAAAGATGGTGAATTCCTCAAGACGGGTCAGGGCATCAAGACGATCATTGAGCACATCACGCTCTTTCTGGATGGACGCAATCTGACTGCCAATTTCAGCCAGTTGCGCCTCAAGCTGGCGACGTCTGGCTTCCAGTGCGGCGATCTTCGCAGTATTGCTCCAGCCCAGCACGTAGCGGCTGCGATCATCAATGCGGTGACGGTCGTCCTTTTCATGCCGGCCACTTGGGTCTTTGATATGACCTGCGCGAGTGATGGCACGTGTTTCACGGCGAAACTGTTCTTGCGTACTACAACAGGCCATATCAAAGCGATGGGCCAGTTCGCGTTCCAGCCAGTCATAATAGGGCGAGTCGGGCTTGATGGTCAGTTTGCGGACCAGGGAGTCCCGGTGCAGGTCCGGCAGTTCAGCGGTCTTGCGTGCGCGCACCTGAAAGTACACCAGACGGCCACGCAGATGGGCCGCATCCACCCACTCTGCCACTGCCTTGTAATGTACATCCGGCACCAGCAGCGCCAGACCGAAGCCGCGTAACAAGCGTTCGGCTGCGCCTTCCCAATCGCGTTCATCGTCACGCACCTGGATCAACTCACCGATGAAAGGCATGTCATCCACATTCAAATTCAAAGCCGCACTTAGGGCATCACGAATCTGGATCTGTTGATCATCGATGTTGCTGCGCCGCCGTTTGAGGCTGTCGATTTCCAGGCTTTGTTGGGCATGCTCCTGCTTGCCCTGGCGCATGGTTACGCCATATTCAGTGAGGGTGTTTTGCAGGTCGGCAGCGCTGTTGCGGGTTTCCTCCCGCCAGCTTTGATACTTGCCCCGTTGTACGGCGAAGTCGGCGGCCTCGTTGGCGGGTGCTTCGCCCAGTACGGCGGTCAGTTCCGCATAACGGGCAGCCTTGGCTTTGCGTACATCCCGCGAC harbors:
- a CDS encoding NFACT RNA binding domain-containing protein: MDTLQLAAAAQFFQQQLAGQSIHKISSAAGGLHLHTGKQTLVCMVQRTPLGLWLAPESATTEEQGHHWSAPLQQQLKGFRIERIAVPWADRIVRMDFSRMHISKRVDQLSLIAECFGGRGNLALLDAQEQIRWAWRWDSLDGPTAPRFLPGIVYHPPESARLFEESRSDLSIWLQCMAPRYRPDGSTAQAFMKEQWAERSASSSWWQAKTEAGQNLLYPLCLPDGPPMQAKAPEIALQLPASTLTRAPSPAEHALATEKNRLQQRIQKMRHDLQQWEAPEYYRTLAFALFAVPDSTARAASIQAIDHTHGDGRLLEIAVTPGKSLHQQAQKYMKKALRSQRAVQKIQQRLQDSEKLLDELLPKGQGALPLAHRLPQTQNAPVRHKCQERTTRRLAEPFHHTMIAGFDIFWGNNARENDRLTFRFAKSWDIWFHVQDLGGSHVILRRENASTLVPEPVIAAAARLALQHSQSRALSAEVDWTEVRHVQRKPGAGPGQVIYRHFQTIRVRRDAHDEG
- a CDS encoding RrF2 family transcriptional regulator; translation: MVLSKATEQALRGLIYIAAQQRGEPVLSREIADYLGVPVQCITKIMRSLAKRGFLGSVKGRGGGFLLLPAAESLNIMDVVEAVEGHPLSPHCVLGLKVCADETACPLHRQWTDLRRQEVDWLRTQTICELAKMTFSKMQVA
- a CDS encoding DUF3322 domain-containing protein, with the protein product MTWTDPQQLKKQLMRLWERGELLRDAVTGRERFPLRLALKTPNSADITNHFEAVRAWATELASTKFVRVEWQALRHHVQGTQNLPACVWVETLEDALNCLGKRKDWNCFIEQVSVTRQTHPALLPWLEKRPLQALALSADWPRLLSVVTWLAEHPRPGIYLRQVDLPNVHSKFIENHRGVLTELLDLTLPVNVVDVRKTGISQFAARYGFLEKPTRIRFRVLDPRICILPGLSSPDVTLDADSFSRLDLAVQRIFITENETNFLVFPPMHHAIVIFGAGYGWDALARSHWLNNCAIHYWGDIDTHGFGILDQLRGHFDHVDSFLMDRATLDAHAALWGCEDKPLRIDLHRLTSAEQSLYDDLRDAHIRPGLRLEQEHIGFQWLTDHLQQLDEMTTPNPGISPDQY
- the sat gene encoding sulfate adenylyltransferase — its product is MKNNAVHVLTLRQRCDLELLLTGAFAPLTGFLDQADWQSVVENMRLRDGTLWPIPVVLDVDDALGSTLRAGDHLRLERSDGTPLAALTVSECYQPDKKLEAEAVYGSTDRNHPGVAELFDRGSWYMGGTVTPWDAQTLSRAAAVEFPPEYQTPAQLRAQWTGQHPVVAFQTRNPLHHAHIAVTQAGLEQAGTGAKLLLHPAIGPTKPGDIEAAYRMRVYRAVLDHYPQGQALLSPLPLAMRMAGPREALWHALIRRNFGATHFIIGRGHADPGASAGGLFYPTFAAQELFARHAQEMGISGIFLPEFAYSPTRRQYVPVSEANGEALAGISGTELRRKLANREEIPEWFSPPEVIRILRQAYRGADRRGLVIWFTGLSASGKSTLAGMLVRQLEAEDERAVTMLDGDIIRRFLSKGLSFSRDDRDENIRRIGFVASLVARHGGIAVVAAISPYRQARAEARRLVEEAGGLFLEVHVATPLALCAERDPKGLYAKALRGEIKGFTGVDDPYEEPEHPDCVVNHAQQEPAAALAALMDLLHRSGAVSDHVAGR
- a CDS encoding phosphoribosyltransferase family protein, yielding MNPTDSHSNSHPLNINGVQRHLPLFKVQPDLAIAVLNILGDTELTEAAAAALQQRMADIDFDVIVTAEAKSIPLAYALSVHSGRPYVVLRKNYKSYMGEALSTETLSITTGKTQTLYLDAKDRAAIQGRQVALVDDVVSTGSTLAAMRTLMAQAEAEVAAVAAICTEGNAEQWAEVIALAHLPVFPLSA
- a CDS encoding ATP-binding protein; the encoded protein is MNDPQLLNLDFCADDTLSGFRLTRLEVFNWGTFDSRVWTLQLDGKNGLLTGDIGSGKSTLVDAITTLLVPANRVAYNKAAGADNKERTLRSYVLGHYKSERNEITGAAKPVSLRDQNSYSVILGVFQNAGYAQTVTLAQVFWMKDAQGQPARFFLGAEGALSITADFAQFGSDIAQLRRNLRAKGAELQDSFPPYAAWFRRRFGIENDQALELFHQTVSMKSVGNLTDFVRSHMLEPFAVDQRLQDLISHFDDLNQAHQAVLKTRQQVELLTPLIADCVRHKAMQAEADSLRACREGLRPHFAGLKLGLIDKRLSSLTEDWDRVDAQIQKLSALHEAHGQQVDELKQAINANGGDRLEWLSSEIHKKEKSRDVRKAKAARYAELTAVLGEAPANEAADFAVQRGKYQSWREETRNSAADLQNTLTEYGVTMRQGKQEHAQQSLEIDSLKRRRSNIDDQQIQIRDALSAALNLNVDDMPFIGELIQVRDDERDWEGAAERLLRGFGLALLVPDVHYKAVAEWVDAAHLRGRLVYFQVRARKTAELPDLHRDSLVRKLTIKPDSPYYDWLERELAHRFDMACCSTQEQFRRETRAITRAGHIKDPSGRHEKDDRHRIDDRSRYVLGWSNTAKIAALEARRRQLEAQLAEIGSQIASIQKERDVLNDRLDALTRLEEFTIFDELDWASVATEIAQLVDERQRLESASDVLKQLNDNLHTLLKTQKEMGEALQAAREKRAKVEQRRADAQALRQQTEALLHDTSIDDSLQAKLEAMRSEALGEHQLSIESCDNREQDLRKWLQDRLDAEQRRLANLAEKIIKAMVSFKEQFKLETAEIDASLEAAFEYENLLTQLNRDDLPRFVTRFKELLNVNTINEIANFNAQLARERETIKERIAHINQSLSEIDYNPGRYIVLESQPSPDTEIRDFQQELRACTEGTVTGSDDNQYSEAKFLQVKTIIDRFRGREGLSEQDRRWTSKVTDVRNWFLFAASERWREDNSEHEHYSDSGGKSGGQKEKLAYTILAASLAYQFGLEWGAVRSRSFRFVVIDEAFGRGSDESAQYGLKLFQQLNLQLLIVTPLQKIHIIEPFVSSVGFVHNEGGRSSQLRNLSIAEYRAQKAAMTAQSVQVSVP